Proteins encoded by one window of Vicia villosa cultivar HV-30 ecotype Madison, WI unplaced genomic scaffold, Vvil1.0 ctg.001084F_1_1, whole genome shotgun sequence:
- the LOC131633197 gene encoding chitinase 2-like encodes MSKLIFREYIGVKPSLLTDFPIEIINTKSFEFHYILGFASEGYDKNGKGDGIFKETWNVNFFGPEKVNNLKKRYPNVKVVISIGGRDAETPFDPVDETVWIKEAVKSLKVLIGKYNSESGNTIDGIDINYETIKTSPDRYDDLFVKCIGKVITELKNDRDLKITVVSIATSEINDSHYRNLYYAYKGIINWVDYQFYNQKNTISTVEEFVVIYDNLIKDYPPQKVLPGFSTDPNDTKNNKISREIFIAGCVQLKKHSKFQGVFLWNANDSATLSQGEREPYIVEHILQDVLTKSDDELLAIRSQ; translated from the coding sequence ATGTCTAAACTTATCTTTCGAGAATACATTGGTGTGAAGCCATCCTTATTAACTGATTTTCCAATTGAAATCATTAACACCAAAAGCTTTGAATTCCACTACATTTTGGGCTTTGCCAGTGAGGGCTATGACAAAAATGGAAAAGGCGATGGAATTTTCAAAGAAACATGGAATGTGAATTTCTTCGGTCCAGAAAAAGTGAATAATTTGAAGAAAAGGTATCCAAACGTAAAGGTGGTAATAAGCATTGGAGGTCGTGATGCTGAAACTCCTTTCGATCCTGTTGATGAAACTGTATGGATTAAAGAGGCTGTAAAATCACTCAAAGTGCTCATCGGTAAATACAACAGTGAAAGCGGCAACACAATTGATGGCATTGATATTAATTATGAAACTATCAAAACTAGTCCGGATAGATATGATGATCTATTTGTTAAGTGCATAGGCAAAGTTATAACAGAACTCAAGAATGATCGTGACTTAAAGATTACTGTGGTGTCCATTGCTACATCTGAGATTAATGATTCCCACTACCGCAATTTGTATTATGCATACAAGGGCATTATCAATTGGGTTGACTACCAATTCTACAATCAAAAAAATACTATATCCACAGTTGAGGAGTTTGTAGTGATCTATGACAATCTAATAAAAGACTACCCTCCTCAAAAAGTCCTTCCCGGATTTAGCACCGACCCAAATGACACTAAGAATAATAAGATATCACGAGAGATTTTTATTGCTGGCTGCGTACAACTCAAGAAACACTCAAAATTTCAAGGGGTTTTTCTCTGGAACGCTAATGACTCTGCAACTCTCTCTCAGGGTGAGCGCGAACCCTATATTGTAGAGCATATCTTGCAAGACGTCCTCACCAAATCAGATGATGAGTTACTCGCTATACGTAGCCAATAA